A stretch of Sphingomonas sp. JUb134 DNA encodes these proteins:
- a CDS encoding nucleoside 2-deoxyribosyltransferase — protein MVRRLYLAGPDVFLGHAPAIARAKLALCAELGFEGIFPFDVEASPSASGSFQEGVAIYRANLALMRSADAIVANLTPFRGPGADAGTAFELGFFAALERPIYGYSSAGDDFATRMRALVGGDAGAVVEDFGHQDNLMLGGAVASHGEWVTVADGDPAAMAAFEACLRAIPASR, from the coding sequence ATGGTCAGGCGCCTCTATCTTGCCGGTCCGGACGTGTTCCTGGGGCACGCGCCGGCGATCGCCCGGGCCAAGCTCGCGCTGTGCGCCGAGCTCGGCTTCGAGGGCATCTTCCCCTTCGATGTCGAGGCGAGCCCTTCGGCCAGCGGCAGCTTCCAGGAAGGGGTAGCGATCTATCGCGCCAATCTCGCCCTGATGCGCTCGGCCGATGCGATCGTCGCAAACCTGACGCCATTCCGGGGGCCGGGAGCTGACGCCGGTACCGCCTTCGAGCTCGGTTTCTTTGCCGCACTCGAGCGGCCGATCTACGGCTATTCGTCAGCCGGCGACGATTTCGCGACGCGCATGCGCGCGCTGGTCGGCGGCGATGCGGGCGCGGTGGTCGAGGACTTCGGCCACCAGGACAATCTGATGCTCGGCGGCGCGGTCGCGTCGCACGGGGAATGGGTGACGGTCGCAGACGGGGACCCGGCGGCAATGGCGGCGTTCGAGGCCTGCCTGCGCGCGATCCCCGCGAGCCGCTGA
- a CDS encoding NAD(P) transhydrogenase subunit alpha, which yields MDFVSILSIFVLACFVGYYVVWSVTPALHTPLMAVTNAISSVIIVGALVAAAAAGAPGAKWLGLLAVVLASINIFGGFAVTERMLAMYKKKERPDAAARQ from the coding sequence ATGGACTTCGTCTCGATCCTGTCGATCTTCGTGCTGGCGTGCTTCGTCGGCTATTATGTGGTGTGGTCGGTCACCCCGGCGCTGCACACGCCGCTGATGGCGGTCACCAACGCGATCTCTTCGGTCATCATCGTCGGCGCGCTGGTCGCAGCCGCCGCGGCTGGCGCACCCGGCGCCAAATGGCTGGGGCTGCTGGCCGTCGTGCTCGCGAGCATCAACATCTTCGGCGGCTTCGCGGTCACCGAACGCATGCTGGCCATGTACAAGAAGAAGGAGCGGCCGGACGCGGCCGCCAGGCAGTAA
- a CDS encoding NAD(P)(+) transhydrogenase (Re/Si-specific) subunit beta, with protein sequence MEHTASVNPWVALAYLVSGVCFILALRGLSSPATSRRGNRLGMIGMGLAVVTTLVTHLPVQTVGLVLADPSGAIAATGPLFARIDMLTLLEILGAIALGAVIGLTTARRIAMTAMPQLVAAFHSLVGLAAVLVACAAFLNPVAFGIAELVVPMIGQPFAAIYPVSRIEMTLGAAIGAITFSGSVIAFLKLNGSMSGKPILLPGRHVLNLAVLGAILALIAGFYETQAPWMFWAITLLAFLVGFLLIIPIGGADMPVVVSMLNSYSGWAAAAMGFTLGNSAMIITGALVGSSGAILSYIMCRAMNRSFLSVIAGGFGAESGGASGGEAIDRPWKRGSAEDAAFLMSQAEQVIIVPGYGMAVAQAQHAVREMADKLKAHGVRVKYAIHPVAGRMPGHMNVLLAEANVPYDEVFELEDINAEFAQSDVAFVIGANDVTNPSAKTDKSSPIYGMPVLDVEKAKTVLFVKRSMGGVGYAGVDNPVFYMDNTMMLLADAKKMTEEIVKALD encoded by the coding sequence ATGGAACATACGGCTTCGGTAAACCCCTGGGTGGCGCTGGCCTATCTGGTCTCGGGCGTGTGCTTCATCCTCGCGCTGCGCGGCTTGTCGTCCCCCGCCACCTCCCGGCGCGGCAACCGGCTGGGGATGATCGGCATGGGCCTGGCCGTCGTCACCACGCTGGTGACGCACCTGCCCGTGCAGACGGTCGGCCTTGTCCTGGCGGACCCCAGCGGCGCCATCGCCGCGACCGGCCCGCTGTTTGCGCGCATCGACATGCTCACGCTGCTGGAGATCCTGGGCGCCATCGCGCTCGGTGCCGTCATCGGCCTCACCACGGCGCGCCGGATCGCGATGACGGCGATGCCGCAGCTGGTCGCGGCCTTTCACTCGCTGGTGGGCCTCGCTGCGGTGCTGGTCGCCTGCGCCGCCTTCCTGAACCCGGTCGCCTTCGGCATCGCCGAGCTGGTGGTGCCGATGATCGGCCAGCCCTTCGCGGCCATCTACCCGGTCAGCCGCATCGAGATGACGCTGGGCGCCGCGATCGGCGCCATCACCTTCTCGGGCTCGGTGATCGCGTTCCTCAAGCTCAACGGCAGCATGTCGGGCAAGCCGATCCTGCTGCCGGGCCGCCACGTCCTCAACCTGGCCGTGCTGGGCGCGATCCTCGCCCTGATCGCCGGCTTTTACGAGACCCAGGCGCCGTGGATGTTCTGGGCGATCACGCTGCTCGCCTTCCTGGTCGGCTTCCTGCTCATCATCCCGATCGGCGGCGCCGACATGCCGGTCGTGGTGTCGATGCTGAACAGCTATTCGGGCTGGGCGGCCGCGGCGATGGGCTTTACGCTCGGCAACAGCGCGATGATCATCACCGGCGCGCTGGTGGGCTCGTCGGGCGCGATCCTGAGCTACATCATGTGCCGCGCGATGAACCGCAGCTTCCTGAGCGTCATCGCCGGCGGCTTCGGGGCCGAGAGCGGCGGCGCCAGCGGCGGCGAGGCGATCGACCGCCCGTGGAAGCGCGGTTCGGCCGAGGACGCTGCCTTCCTGATGAGCCAGGCCGAGCAGGTCATCATCGTCCCCGGCTATGGCATGGCGGTCGCCCAGGCGCAGCATGCGGTGCGCGAGATGGCGGACAAGCTAAAGGCCCATGGCGTGCGCGTCAAATACGCCATCCATCCCGTCGCCGGTCGCATGCCGGGCCACATGAACGTGCTGCTGGCCGAGGCCAACGTCCCCTATGACGAGGTATTCGAGCTGGAGGACATCAACGCCGAGTTCGCGCAGAGCGACGTCGCCTTCGTCATCGGCGCCAACGACGTCACCAATCCCTCGGCCAAGACCGACAAGAGCTCGCCCATCTACGGCATGCCCGTCTTGGACGTGGAAAAGGCCAAGACGGTGCTGTTCGTGAAGCGCTCGATGGGCGGCGTCGGCTATGCCGGCGTGGACAACCCGGTGTTCTACATGGACAACACCATGATGCTCCTGGCCGACGCCAAGAAGATGACAGAAGAGATCGTCAAGGCACTCGATTGA
- a CDS encoding MarR family winged helix-turn-helix transcriptional regulator yields the protein MLGSSSHAFGSPADAPSSAQGFHHPAALFIVAQDAAQSQAAADAAALAGAHVIGRGGFGDLPRPSDLPGHDILLIEAAPASPAELEALLQWGEEIRAWVGSRLIVCFTPTQLDQAVAQTSVAGVQMLCAPDVSERVSALAIAGCRPTIQYAGATETDGERIRRLSEEVARIAEALTRLTFASAKEQAQERDGYSAEPELLDGSGPDTGGTAKLSEEEPLPQPGAIRAEIRARRLRAQFFDPQLFADPAWDMLLDLMAARLERVSVSVSSLCIAAAVPPTTALRWITTMIEAGLFEREDDPLDRRRAYIALTNKAFEGMRNYAAAARRLGLRVF from the coding sequence ATGCTTGGATCGTCTTCCCACGCGTTCGGGTCTCCGGCGGATGCCCCGAGCAGCGCACAGGGCTTTCATCACCCCGCGGCCCTCTTCATCGTCGCCCAGGACGCCGCTCAGAGCCAGGCGGCAGCAGACGCGGCAGCGCTGGCCGGCGCGCACGTGATCGGGCGCGGCGGCTTCGGCGACCTGCCGCGGCCGTCGGACCTGCCTGGGCACGACATCCTGTTGATCGAGGCCGCACCGGCGTCACCCGCCGAGCTGGAAGCGCTGCTGCAGTGGGGCGAGGAGATCCGCGCCTGGGTCGGCTCTCGGCTGATCGTCTGCTTCACGCCGACACAACTGGACCAGGCCGTGGCCCAGACGTCCGTGGCGGGCGTGCAGATGCTGTGCGCCCCGGACGTGTCCGAACGAGTCTCCGCGCTCGCGATCGCGGGATGCCGGCCGACGATCCAATATGCCGGCGCGACCGAAACCGACGGCGAACGCATCCGGCGGCTAAGTGAAGAAGTCGCCCGCATTGCCGAGGCGTTGACGCGCCTCACCTTCGCGAGCGCGAAGGAACAGGCGCAGGAGCGCGACGGCTACAGTGCCGAACCGGAGCTGCTGGACGGCTCCGGCCCGGATACGGGTGGCACGGCCAAGCTATCGGAGGAGGAACCGCTGCCGCAGCCGGGCGCGATCCGCGCCGAGATCCGTGCACGCCGGCTCCGCGCGCAGTTCTTCGATCCGCAGCTTTTTGCGGACCCGGCCTGGGACATGCTGCTCGACCTGATGGCGGCGCGCCTGGAGCGGGTGTCGGTCTCGGTCTCCAGCCTGTGCATCGCTGCCGCGGTCCCGCCGACGACGGCGCTGCGCTGGATCACGACCATGATCGAGGCCGGGCTGTTCGAGCGGGAGGACGACCCGCTGGACCGCCGCCGCGCCTATATCGCGCTCACGAACAAGGCGTTCGAAGGGATGCGGAACTATGCAGCGGCCGCGCGTCGGCTGGGCCTCCGCGTCTTTTGA